In Candidatus Cloacimonadota bacterium, the genomic stretch CAATATTGGGATCGGTACATTTTCTTAGTGATCATACCAATGTTGCGATTCCGTTTGCTCAACCGCTCTCTCTCTTGCAGATCAAAGATTATTATATGCAAAATTTGGAACTCGTTAAACTATGTGATATTGATATCCTTGCCCATCTTGGAGTATATAAACGTTATTATACAGAAAAACCAGATGAACTACCAGTACAAGATATTATTGATGAGATCTTTACAGTTATGATAAAACGGAATATTGCTTTGGAAATAAATCTTAGTAGCCTTCGCAAGCCCTATAAACAGGTAATTCCAGAAGTTGATATGATTAATCGATATAGAAAAATCGGGGGAAAACTAATCTCTTTAGGCTCAGATTCTCATTTGATCAATCATGTAGGTCCCATTCCTCATTTTATCGATGAACTATGCCAGGGTTTTGAGCTTCCCCTTCTTACATAGTATTAGCTCTCAATTTAGAAATATCTATATTGCTTAGCTACTAAACTGATATATATTAAGATAGTTAAACATACAGAATTCATAAAACAGGTGCCTTTATATGGAGCCATGATGAGTTCTTCTTATAATTATTTTTAGCAATAACTGTAATGAGACCGTTGTACACCCATATATAGCAGATAGTTATGCATGAGATAAAGGTCTTGTGGGCTTTTTCTGATAGTAGCTATGCTCACCCACCACCCTTGCAGTATGGAGCTCCTCCCCATGCCCCAGTTATTCAACGGCCTTGTAATGTAAACCTCCTTCTTGATATTATAACGTAGAGTTAAGGCAAGTTTAGGCTAACATCATCCTGCCGATAAGGGAGAATCTCGGGATAAACCCTCGCTATGTATGGCTTGAAGCAAGGGGATAAGATCAATGAATAGTCAAAATACCGTTGCACATACAAATGGACAATAAGTAGATATAACAAATAAATGGTGTAATCAGGAAATAATAACGTTAAAAATAATCGGAGATGAACTCAGCTAAACTCAGTGGGTTATCTGTTAAACGATCTTATATGGATTTCAGTTAGTACATATTATAAATATCTTATGAATGCTTTAGCTGTTTTCCAATTCAGCTAAGAATTCACGATACTTTTGCTCTGCTTGAGGAATATCTTCTTTAGAAAGCACCCAAATTGGATCGGAATAAGTAATCATCACTTTGGCAAACGGCTTGGGAAACCTGAATCTATCCCAAGTATTAAACACCCACTCTCTATCGGTATTACAGGCAATAGCAACGATTGGTAATTTGGCGAGAAGAGCCAACTGAAACATTCCGGGATGGATTGTACCGGCAGGACCTTTGGGGCCATCTGGAGTTATTGCCAAAGATTTTACTTTTGAATAGCGCAACATTCCCTTCAGAGCTTCAGATCCCTTCCTAGTACTTGAGCCTCGTACTAAACTGTAGCCAAGTTTTGTTAAGGGTCCGGCAATCAATTCTCCATCTTTGGAAGATGAGACCATAACAGCGATGGGATCTCCTGCGCGTTGCAATGCGCAGCATATAATATTCCGATGCCAGAAT encodes the following:
- a CDS encoding histidinol-phosphatase HisJ family protein, whose amino-acid sequence is MIKHDYHLHTEFSYDSRIKGSDLLRKMIKLGFKEIAITEHLDLLPQELSLYGLPSLTKYRDYCKKLRENYQEISLHMGIEIGDYHKVYGFATKLIEGFGFSPILGSVHFLSDHTNVAIPFAQPLSLLQIKDYYMQNLELVKLCDIDILAHLGVYKRYYTEKPDELPVQDIIDEIFTVMIKRNIALEINLSSLRKPYKQVIPEVDMINRYRKIGGKLISLGSDSHLINHVGPIPHFIDELCQGFELPLLT
- a CDS encoding lysophospholipid acyltransferase family protein, with amino-acid sequence MVKISRYLYSILAAALLRLIKLSLNIVVSNQPQKEPVVYGFWHRNIICCALQRAGDPIAVMVSSSKDGELIAGPLTKLGYSLVRGSSTRKGSEALKGMLRYSKVKSLAITPDGPKGPAGTIHPGMFQLALLAKLPIVAIACNTDREWVFNTWDRFRFPKPFAKVMITYSDPIWVLSKEDIPQAEQKYREFLAELENS